Proteins encoded in a region of the Flavobacteriaceae bacterium HL-DH10 genome:
- the mgtE gene encoding magnesium transporter, translated as MLEENENIQFQLTDELIEQVELLIENQNDKELHQLLDEFHHADIAEILDELNLEEAMYIIKLLDSETTAEILMELDEDNREKVLRNLSSKEIAEEVEELDTDDAADIIAELSEERQQEVISHIEDEEHKEEIRELLAYDEDTAGGLMAKELVKVYDTWTVAGCLRRIRGQAEEVTRVHSVYVVNKQEKLVGRLSLKDLIVAKNEQKIADIYISSVDYVNEHDEAEDVARVMQKYDLEAIPVVDDNHKLLGRITIDDIVDVMKEEAEKDYQLAAGITSDVEADDSIWELTKARLPWLLIGMFGGLGAASIINGFSDAMLRYPALMLFVPLIQATAGNVGVQSSAIVVQGLANNSIDGKILSRLFKEFLLGLVNGVAIAAIVLLISHFVFGTTYKESLTICIALIAVIIMAALIGTFIPIFLDKKGIDPAVATGPFITTSNDVFGILIYFLIAKLIIGF; from the coding sequence TTGTTAGAAGAAAACGAAAACATACAATTTCAATTAACGGATGAACTTATAGAACAAGTTGAGTTACTTATCGAAAACCAAAACGATAAAGAACTTCACCAGTTATTAGATGAGTTTCACCATGCCGATATTGCCGAAATTTTAGATGAATTAAATCTAGAAGAGGCTATGTATATTATTAAGCTTCTAGATTCTGAAACGACTGCCGAAATTTTAATGGAACTCGATGAAGATAATCGAGAAAAAGTTTTAAGAAATCTATCATCAAAAGAAATAGCAGAAGAAGTTGAGGAGTTAGACACCGATGATGCTGCCGATATTATTGCAGAATTATCAGAAGAACGTCAACAAGAAGTTATTTCTCATATTGAAGATGAAGAGCATAAAGAAGAAATTAGAGAACTTCTTGCTTATGATGAAGATACAGCGGGTGGTCTTATGGCAAAAGAACTTGTTAAAGTGTATGATACCTGGACAGTTGCTGGATGCCTTCGCCGCATAAGAGGGCAAGCCGAGGAAGTTACCAGAGTACACTCTGTATATGTTGTAAATAAACAAGAAAAACTTGTTGGAAGGCTTTCCTTAAAAGATCTTATAGTTGCAAAAAACGAACAAAAAATAGCCGATATTTATATTTCTAGTGTCGATTATGTTAACGAACATGATGAAGCCGAAGATGTTGCCAGAGTCATGCAGAAATACGATTTAGAAGCCATTCCTGTAGTAGATGATAATCATAAACTTTTAGGTCGTATCACTATCGATGACATTGTAGATGTCATGAAGGAAGAAGCCGAAAAAGATTATCAATTAGCAGCAGGTATTACTAGCGACGTTGAGGCAGATGATAGTATTTGGGAACTCACAAAAGCACGTTTGCCTTGGTTATTAATAGGCATGTTTGGAGGGTTAGGTGCAGCAAGTATAATAAATGGGTTTAGCGATGCTATGTTAAGGTATCCAGCATTAATGTTGTTTGTACCATTAATACAGGCTACCGCTGGTAATGTAGGCGTACAGTCTTCTGCTATCGTCGTACAAGGACTAGCAAATAATTCCATTGATGGAAAAATTTTAAGTAGATTATTCAAAGAGTTTTTATTAGGCTTAGTAAATGGTGTGGCTATAGCTGCCATTGTATTACTTATTAGTCATTTTGTTTTTGGTACAACCTATAAAGAATCTTTAACCATTTGTATAGCACTTATAGCAGTTATTATAATGGCCGCATTAATAGGAACATTTATACCCATTTTTTTAGATAAAAAAGGTATTGATCCTGCCGTAGCAACGGGACCTTTTATTACCACAAGTAATGATGTTTTCGGAATTCTTATTTATTTTTTAATAGCTAAATTAATTATAGGGTTTTAA